From Spirosoma agri, one genomic window encodes:
- a CDS encoding dipeptide epimerase, whose protein sequence is MQLFLHRVDLRLNHTFTIAHDSRDVQPTLIVELRDGAYRGFGEATATRYYGITMDGMVTALESIRPQIEAYTLTDPETFWADMHQSLAQNPFALCALDQAAWDLWAKKQEKPLYELWGLDPANSPLTNYTIGLDTPERMVEKMQELPWPLYKIKLGRPETDLSIIRTLRQYTEAVFRVDANCGWTVADTLAKSQVLAELGVEFIEQPLPASDWEGAKMVFDQSTLPIIADESCIVEADVERCAGYFHGVNIKLTKCGGLTPARRMIARARELNLRVMVGCMTESSVGISAIAQLLPLLDYADLDGSLLIANDPATGVTFDYGRVIYANSSGTGARLLTR, encoded by the coding sequence TGCTCATGATAGTCGGGATGTACAGCCTACGCTGATCGTTGAACTTCGGGACGGAGCGTATCGGGGATTTGGCGAAGCAACGGCTACCCGCTATTATGGTATCACCATGGACGGCATGGTCACGGCCCTCGAATCAATTCGCCCGCAGATAGAAGCCTATACGCTCACTGATCCTGAAACGTTCTGGGCTGACATGCATCAGTCTCTGGCGCAGAACCCGTTCGCGCTGTGTGCGCTTGATCAGGCTGCGTGGGACTTATGGGCCAAAAAACAGGAAAAGCCACTCTATGAACTCTGGGGGCTCGATCCGGCCAACAGTCCGCTGACCAATTATACCATCGGGCTGGATACTCCCGAGCGAATGGTCGAAAAAATGCAGGAGTTGCCCTGGCCACTGTATAAGATTAAACTGGGACGACCAGAAACTGACCTGTCAATCATTCGGACGCTACGCCAGTATACCGAGGCTGTGTTTCGGGTCGATGCCAATTGCGGCTGGACCGTGGCCGATACCCTGGCGAAATCGCAGGTGCTGGCCGAATTGGGCGTCGAATTTATTGAACAGCCCTTACCCGCCAGCGATTGGGAAGGAGCGAAGATGGTGTTTGACCAATCGACACTGCCCATCATCGCCGACGAGAGTTGTATCGTTGAGGCCGATGTCGAGCGCTGCGCCGGGTATTTTCACGGTGTCAACATCAAACTGACGAAGTGCGGTGGCTTGACGCCCGCCCGACGTATGATTGCCCGTGCTCGTGAACTGAACCTGCGGGTCATGGTCGGCTGCATGACCGAATCGAGCGTTGGTATTTCAGCCATTGCCCAGCTACTTCCTTTACTCGATTACGCCGACCTTGATGGTTCACTACTTATTGCCAACGATCCGGCTACGGGCGTCACGTTCGATTACGGACGCGTTATTTACGCTAATAGCAGTGGCACAGGAGCCCGTTTGCTCACCCGATAG
- a CDS encoding sugar phosphate isomerase/epimerase family protein, whose protein sequence is MKLSLLLAGLLSGFLALAQKPAPVGLQLYSFRSQFAKDVPGTMAKVKQLGFREAEIAGTYGLSLTDFRQLLDQNGIKAISTGASYEDLDNNVPKILAEAKALGAKYVTCAWIPHGGDAFTIYDADRAIDVFNTAGRLLADNGITFCYHTHGYEFQTYQNGTFFDYLAQNFDPKFVNFEMDVFWVKAPGYDPVALLQKYPKRFLLMHLKDRKPGTPDTNTGHSDIESNVTLGQGDVGIAAIMKQAKKSGVKHFFIEDESSRSMEQMQGSLAFLEGLK, encoded by the coding sequence ATGAAACTCTCCCTCCTACTTGCCGGACTGTTGTCTGGTTTTCTGGCACTGGCGCAAAAACCGGCACCCGTCGGTCTGCAACTCTACAGCTTCCGGAGTCAGTTTGCCAAAGACGTTCCCGGTACAATGGCAAAGGTAAAACAGCTGGGCTTCCGGGAGGCCGAGATCGCGGGCACCTATGGGCTGTCTCTAACCGACTTCCGTCAATTGCTGGATCAGAACGGCATCAAAGCCATCAGTACAGGTGCCAGCTATGAGGACCTCGACAACAATGTTCCGAAAATACTCGCAGAAGCAAAGGCATTGGGGGCAAAGTACGTTACCTGCGCCTGGATTCCTCACGGTGGCGACGCCTTCACGATCTACGATGCCGACCGCGCTATCGATGTGTTCAACACCGCCGGGCGACTGCTGGCCGACAATGGAATTACGTTCTGCTACCACACGCACGGGTACGAATTTCAGACGTATCAGAACGGTACCTTTTTCGATTACCTGGCGCAAAATTTCGACCCCAAATTCGTGAACTTTGAGATGGACGTCTTTTGGGTGAAAGCGCCGGGTTATGATCCGGTCGCTCTGTTACAAAAGTATCCGAAACGCTTCCTGTTGATGCACCTCAAAGATCGCAAACCCGGCACACCCGATACCAACACCGGCCATTCGGATATTGAGTCGAACGTGACGCTCGGGCAGGGCGACGTGGGCATTGCCGCCATCATGAAACAGGCAAAAAAATCAGGCGTCAAGCACTTTTTTATTGAAGACGAATCTTCGCGTTCGATGGAGCAGATGCAGGGCAGTTTAGCTTTTCTGGAAGGCTTAAAATAA
- a CDS encoding DUF2188 domain-containing protein: protein MTNTPMWTPTHFPAAMRSLSPSTRAKAIEIANRLLEQGALDKQRVIAFSVSEARQWARLAQASPVNPSWQPHV, encoded by the coding sequence ATGACTAACACCCCCATGTGGACACCGACTCACTTTCCTGCCGCCATGCGCTCACTCAGCCCAAGTACACGGGCGAAGGCTATCGAAATTGCGAATCGCCTGTTGGAACAGGGCGCGCTCGATAAACAGCGGGTAATAGCATTTAGCGTTAGTGAAGCTCGCCAGTGGGCACGTTTGGCGCAGGCAAGTCCGGTCAATCCGAGTTGGCAACCACACGTGTAG
- a CDS encoding DUF3891 family protein yields the protein MIVTQIDSGWQIINQQAHGMLAFQLALQWKVSKRPTNWIETLVALTEHDDGQDPWEGRNHLTTAGAPLDFKLLQYSVEQCRNMIQIGLQKSRWNALMMSMHTSFLYESKRGQEKELDQFLDQQVGNQKKWRKQYKATKSDAQYAYAFVQWCDALSLILCMDQVQPEGRRSEISLGPDGVSYYIYEQANGSLCVDPWPFEDPSFTVHVEAFQLTKLAFADDKELYNAIQDAEVINKEWKFEKK from the coding sequence ATGATTGTTACCCAAATCGATTCGGGATGGCAGATTATTAATCAGCAGGCACATGGAATGCTGGCTTTCCAGCTGGCTTTGCAGTGGAAGGTGAGCAAACGCCCCACAAACTGGATAGAGACGTTGGTTGCGTTGACGGAGCACGATGACGGACAGGATCCGTGGGAGGGGCGAAATCATCTGACAACCGCCGGTGCTCCACTCGATTTCAAACTGCTTCAGTATTCTGTTGAGCAGTGCCGAAACATGATTCAGATCGGTTTGCAGAAAAGCCGCTGGAATGCATTGATGATGTCAATGCATACGTCGTTTTTGTATGAGTCGAAACGGGGTCAGGAAAAGGAACTGGATCAGTTTCTCGACCAGCAGGTTGGTAATCAGAAGAAGTGGCGAAAGCAGTACAAAGCAACCAAGTCGGATGCTCAGTACGCGTATGCGTTTGTGCAGTGGTGCGATGCGTTATCGTTGATTCTGTGCATGGATCAGGTTCAGCCTGAAGGACGGCGTTCGGAGATCAGTCTTGGTCCGGATGGTGTATCGTACTACATTTACGAACAGGCAAATGGCTCGCTGTGTGTTGATCCGTGGCCGTTTGAGGATCCTTCGTTTACCGTTCATGTCGAAGCGTTTCAACTAACCAAGTTGGCTTTCGCTGATGACAAAGAACTGTATAATGCAATTCAGGACGCCGAAGTGATCAACAAAGAATGGAAATTCGAGAAGAAGTAA
- a CDS encoding four-helix bundle copper-binding protein, producing MIWKKNIYDTLISCAALCDEFATECSRSEDIESWYRSIFLNLDCADLCRQLAMLYVRGSENTRLLAKACIEVCEKCSQEVSQFDTQRCQQVYAMCQQTICSCVGILAMAYQTEGQSKNPTNTPASLFYGIDLRETLYN from the coding sequence ATGATCTGGAAAAAAAACATTTACGATACACTAATCAGTTGTGCTGCTTTGTGTGATGAGTTCGCGACGGAGTGTTCTCGTTCCGAAGACATCGAAAGCTGGTACCGGAGTATTTTTTTAAACCTCGATTGCGCCGACCTGTGTCGCCAGTTGGCTATGCTTTATGTCCGGGGTTCGGAAAACACGCGTTTGCTGGCGAAAGCATGCATCGAAGTGTGCGAAAAGTGTTCCCAGGAAGTAAGCCAGTTCGATACGCAGCGTTGTCAGCAGGTATATGCCATGTGTCAGCAAACGATATGCAGTTGTGTTGGCATTCTGGCCATGGCTTATCAGACAGAGGGCCAGTCGAAAAACCCAACCAATACGCCTGCGTCGCTGTTTTATGGCATCGATCTACGCGAAACACTTTATAATTAA
- a CDS encoding sensor histidine kinase: MNIRTRLTLLFVLLVASILLLFSVSVYYLYDQFRQQEFEQRLAEKALTTVRLREDVGEVPRADLPVMADEQVTIYNNRGIVLYNQGRQRPRFPISPGLIQKITVKKPQYVRAGAIEAVGVRYTNHSGATFVIVASGNDRYGFSKLDRLRQILIFGWILCLFIVGIAGYLFATDALRPVAELIAQVNSISATNIHERLRVGRQRDELADLARTFNALLSRLEEAFVSQKSFVSHASHELRTPLTVMMGQIEVTRLQARSTNEYEAAFDGLLDEVKNMIRLVNGLLELARASADAATLNYQSVRIDELLWQAQSQLIQKRPNYQIDIDFENLPSQEEDLVIIGEESLLQTAFQNLMENGCKYSPDERVSVRLSFEPGQVQLTFANRGYGIQPADLPHIFEPFYRSESTMTIQGHGIGLALTQRIIELHKGKISVESVIGNETKFRIILPSPLAALPDSVGTTSSTKIVQQS, translated from the coding sequence ATGAATATCCGTACCCGCTTAACGTTACTGTTCGTCCTGCTGGTTGCTTCGATCCTGCTCTTGTTTTCGGTGTCGGTCTATTATCTCTACGATCAGTTTCGCCAACAGGAGTTCGAGCAGCGGCTGGCAGAAAAGGCACTCACTACCGTGCGGTTACGCGAAGATGTTGGTGAAGTGCCAAGGGCCGATCTACCGGTCATGGCCGATGAGCAGGTTACGATATACAATAATCGGGGTATTGTTCTTTACAACCAGGGTAGGCAACGGCCGCGCTTTCCCATATCGCCTGGACTGATCCAGAAGATCACCGTCAAAAAACCCCAATACGTTCGTGCAGGAGCCATCGAGGCTGTGGGTGTTCGGTACACAAATCATAGTGGAGCTACCTTTGTTATTGTCGCTTCGGGGAATGATCGCTATGGGTTCAGTAAACTCGACCGACTGCGGCAGATTCTGATTTTTGGCTGGATTCTGTGCCTGTTTATCGTCGGTATTGCGGGTTATCTCTTTGCTACCGATGCCCTGAGACCAGTAGCCGAGTTGATTGCGCAGGTCAATTCGATTTCGGCGACGAACATTCACGAGCGACTTCGTGTCGGACGCCAGCGCGATGAACTGGCCGATCTGGCCCGTACGTTCAACGCCTTACTCAGTCGGCTCGAAGAAGCCTTCGTTTCGCAGAAGAGTTTCGTTTCCCATGCCTCCCATGAGCTGCGCACTCCACTGACGGTAATGATGGGCCAGATCGAGGTAACCCGTCTTCAGGCCCGTTCCACCAACGAATACGAAGCGGCTTTCGATGGGCTGCTCGATGAGGTAAAAAACATGATCCGGCTTGTCAATGGCCTGCTCGAACTGGCCCGTGCCAGTGCCGATGCCGCCACCCTTAATTACCAGTCGGTCCGGATCGATGAACTACTCTGGCAGGCCCAGAGCCAGCTTATTCAGAAACGCCCTAACTACCAGATTGATATCGACTTCGAAAACCTGCCCAGTCAGGAAGAAGACCTGGTCATTATTGGCGAGGAATCACTGTTGCAAACGGCCTTCCAGAATCTGATGGAGAACGGCTGCAAATACTCGCCCGACGAACGCGTATCCGTTCGGCTATCGTTTGAGCCTGGTCAGGTTCAGCTTACCTTCGCCAATCGGGGCTATGGGATTCAGCCGGCCGATTTACCCCACATCTTTGAACCGTTCTACCGCTCCGAGTCCACAATGACGATTCAGGGGCACGGTATTGGGTTGGCGCTGACACAACGAATCATCGAGCTGCACAAGGGAAAAATCAGCGTAGAGTCGGTTATCGGCAACGAGACGAAATTTCGAATAATCCTGCCGAGTCCCCTTGCCGCCCTTCCGGATTCCGTTGGCACGACTAGCTCGACAAAAATAGTACAGCAAAGTTGA
- a CDS encoding pyridoxamine 5'-phosphate oxidase family protein has translation METKPQKNKQLEKIQEMVEDIRMAMMTTVDDQGNLVSRPMAALQMDEDGTIWFFTKRTSPKVDQIDNNQHRVNLSFSDVGDANYVSISGTADELDDRAKIDELWNPQAKAWFPKGKDDPELILLKVHTQMAEYWDSSDSTMVRLFQQAAAAITGNPPKMGENEKVYN, from the coding sequence ATGGAAACTAAACCACAAAAGAACAAACAACTGGAAAAAATCCAGGAAATGGTCGAAGATATCCGCATGGCTATGATGACCACCGTTGACGATCAGGGGAACCTTGTCAGTCGGCCAATGGCTGCCTTGCAAATGGATGAAGACGGAACCATCTGGTTCTTTACAAAACGCACGTCTCCTAAAGTAGATCAGATCGATAATAACCAGCATCGGGTCAATCTGTCATTCTCAGATGTTGGTGATGCAAATTATGTGTCGATCTCGGGTACAGCCGACGAGCTTGATGACCGGGCAAAAATTGATGAACTCTGGAACCCGCAGGCTAAAGCTTGGTTTCCAAAGGGCAAAGATGATCCGGAACTGATTTTGTTGAAGGTACACACCCAGATGGCTGAGTATTGGGACTCCAGCGATAGCACAATGGTCCGGTTGTTCCAGCAGGCGGCAGCGGCCATAACGGGCAACCCACCAAAAATGGGCGAGAACGAAAAAGTATACAACTAA
- a CDS encoding DUF1338 domain-containing protein produces MNSPSTTDKQTLDAVLDGLMRRYTERVPDVRAVIDAMIDAGIIQTSDEIENDHIAFRTMGVPNLGLASFEKIFLHYGYERRDEYNFIEKKLSAYWYAPPAPEYPRIFASELRVDELSDEAQRIIHNYTDTVTSDPVDALNLDDAEAVDQFLHQPLWQTPTLADYQTLLKESEYAAWVIYNRYYLNHFTISVHNLKPGYSTIDEFVAFLTDRGLRLNSAGGTIKVSPDGDLRQASTVAQMIDAEFTGGDVFRIAGSYVEFAERRVLPPFRDLPADQITRQHRREGFETGNADKIFESTFTTQTGN; encoded by the coding sequence ATGAACTCTCCCAGCACAACCGATAAGCAGACACTTGACGCGGTCCTCGATGGGCTGATGCGCCGGTACACTGAACGCGTGCCCGACGTGCGAGCCGTAATCGATGCGATGATCGATGCGGGCATTATTCAAACGTCCGATGAGATCGAAAATGACCACATCGCGTTCCGGACCATGGGCGTTCCTAACCTCGGACTAGCGTCGTTCGAGAAAATTTTCCTGCATTACGGCTACGAACGGCGCGACGAGTACAACTTCATCGAAAAGAAATTATCGGCCTATTGGTATGCCCCACCGGCCCCCGAATACCCCCGCATCTTTGCCAGTGAACTGCGCGTCGACGAGTTGTCGGACGAGGCACAGCGCATCATTCACAACTACACCGACACCGTCACGAGCGACCCCGTCGATGCCCTAAATCTGGACGATGCGGAAGCCGTTGATCAGTTTCTGCACCAGCCCCTCTGGCAAACACCTACATTAGCTGATTATCAGACGCTGTTGAAAGAAAGTGAATATGCGGCCTGGGTGATTTACAACCGCTATTACCTGAATCATTTTACAATCAGTGTTCACAATCTTAAGCCGGGGTACAGTACGATCGACGAGTTCGTTGCTTTTTTGACCGACCGTGGTTTACGGCTCAATTCGGCAGGCGGCACCATCAAAGTCAGCCCCGATGGCGATTTACGACAGGCATCAACGGTTGCCCAGATGATCGACGCTGAGTTTACCGGTGGTGATGTGTTTCGTATTGCCGGATCGTATGTCGAATTTGCCGAACGGCGCGTACTACCTCCCTTCCGCGACTTGCCCGCCGATCAGATCACTCGTCAGCACCGGCGCGAGGGATTTGAGACCGGCAACGCCGACAAGATTTTTGAGAGTACGTTTACCACCCAGACCGGCAACTAG
- a CDS encoding acyl-[acyl-carrier-protein] thioesterase: protein MAFIQTDTFTLRGYETDAFGRLSVPALMNLMQESANRNAIEYGIGINDLARQGYGWMLMRFRLRMHTYPRYGQTIQVMTYPTSVEKYFIHRDFRVLADDGTLLADAVSIWLVFSMDKRAMVPLPDFIRALSLPPGIDPLPKLALKPDFQNKPFAPTHENEVTVGWFSIDQNQHVNNVSYVEWLLDAVDSNTLQTRELAEIDLVYRTESHWKDRLLIRSVSESDDTINHRIEQSNRQPGESGKDVLLAQSRWRTNKNDNAQTYDELSQHNR from the coding sequence ATGGCATTTATCCAGACGGACACCTTTACATTACGCGGCTACGAAACCGATGCGTTCGGGCGACTGAGCGTCCCGGCCCTGATGAACCTGATGCAGGAATCGGCCAATCGAAACGCGATTGAATACGGGATCGGCATCAACGATCTGGCCCGGCAAGGGTACGGCTGGATGCTGATGCGCTTCCGGTTGCGGATGCACACGTATCCTCGCTACGGGCAGACGATTCAGGTTATGACCTATCCCACGAGTGTCGAAAAGTACTTCATTCATCGTGATTTTCGAGTACTGGCCGACGATGGTACATTACTGGCAGATGCGGTCAGTATCTGGCTTGTCTTCAGCATGGATAAACGGGCAATGGTTCCCCTGCCTGACTTCATTCGTGCCTTATCGCTGCCGCCCGGTATAGACCCGTTGCCCAAATTAGCCCTTAAACCTGATTTCCAGAACAAGCCCTTTGCGCCTACTCACGAAAACGAAGTAACGGTTGGCTGGTTCAGTATCGATCAGAATCAGCATGTTAACAACGTATCGTATGTGGAATGGTTGCTCGACGCGGTGGATAGCAATACGTTACAAACGCGGGAATTAGCCGAAATTGATTTAGTTTACCGGACCGAAAGCCATTGGAAAGATCGACTCCTGATCCGGTCGGTTTCAGAATCGGACGACACGATCAATCACCGGATCGAACAGAGCAACCGGCAACCGGGCGAATCGGGTAAAGATGTACTGCTGGCGCAAAGCCGGTGGCGGACAAACAAGAACGACAACGCACAAACCTACGATGAACTCTCCCAGCACAACCGATAA
- a CDS encoding aminotransferase class I/II-fold pyridoxal phosphate-dependent enzyme has translation MSTTFAIDSLPNRIIKHDDREYLFFSGTAYLGLPQNLAFQQLLTDAIGRYGTVFGSSRNGNLQLSVYEEAEAKLAQFVGAETALTLSSGMMAGQAVVNWLRLGYTEFVYGPNAHPAIWNGPTVSLPIMPFADWVAQLPAQLQTIKPGPVAILLNSIEAVRSEYYSFGWVRDLPDDRPITLVIDDSHGLGVLNAGRGIWPQIAQKDTINLLVTASTAKAMGLPGGVILGTAETLKAIRRTAFFGSCSPIPPAYLAAYVQADVLYAESREKLRQNLILAEKLLMPTGLFTHASGYPVFFTDHDDLYPFLLEKGIFIYSFAYPTAADRANTRIVISAFHELADIQKLAECVYAYCF, from the coding sequence ATGTCAACAACGTTTGCCATAGATAGCCTTCCCAATCGCATAATCAAGCATGACGATCGGGAGTATCTGTTTTTTAGCGGTACGGCCTATCTGGGCTTACCACAAAACCTGGCCTTTCAGCAACTGCTGACAGACGCTATTGGTCGATATGGCACGGTATTCGGTAGTTCACGGAACGGTAATCTGCAACTGAGTGTCTACGAAGAAGCCGAAGCGAAACTAGCCCAATTTGTGGGCGCAGAGACAGCGTTGACGCTCTCGTCGGGAATGATGGCCGGCCAGGCAGTCGTCAATTGGTTGCGGCTGGGCTATACTGAGTTCGTCTACGGACCAAATGCCCATCCTGCCATCTGGAACGGACCAACGGTGTCTTTACCAATTATGCCCTTCGCTGATTGGGTGGCCCAACTACCGGCTCAGTTGCAAACGATAAAGCCCGGACCCGTCGCGATTCTGCTCAATTCAATCGAGGCTGTCCGTTCTGAATATTACTCGTTCGGTTGGGTACGGGACTTGCCAGATGATCGTCCCATTACACTCGTTATCGATGATTCGCATGGGCTGGGTGTGCTTAATGCGGGGCGTGGTATCTGGCCCCAGATAGCGCAGAAGGATACCATTAACCTGCTTGTTACGGCATCTACTGCGAAGGCAATGGGACTGCCGGGTGGGGTAATTTTAGGCACTGCTGAAACCCTCAAGGCAATCCGTAGGACGGCCTTTTTTGGCTCCTGCTCACCCATTCCACCGGCTTATCTGGCGGCTTACGTACAGGCCGATGTGCTTTATGCCGAGAGTCGGGAGAAACTCCGACAGAATCTGATTCTAGCGGAAAAACTATTGATGCCAACCGGCTTGTTCACGCACGCCAGTGGGTATCCCGTGTTTTTTACTGATCACGATGATTTATATCCATTTCTGCTGGAAAAGGGCATCTTCATTTATTCGTTTGCTTATCCAACAGCCGCCGATCGTGCCAATACCCGCATCGTGATCAGCGCTTTCCACGAACTGGCGGATATACAGAAGCTGGCCGAATGCGTCTATGCCTATTGTTTTTAA
- a CDS encoding response regulator — MKILVVEDEPKLASFVKKGLEEQSCEVDVAYDGQLGRNMALSNTYDVIVMDVNLPKMNGFDVVQALRQERVSTPVLMLTAMSSVDDKLTGFESGADDYLVKPFEFRELMARLRALTKRGSEAGMQANVLKVADLELDLNEKIARRGDKRIELTAKEFGLLDYLMRNRGRVVSRVDIAEKVWDIHFDTGTNVIDVYVNFLRKKIDKDFPNKLIHTVIGMGYMLKEE; from the coding sequence ATGAAGATTCTTGTGGTTGAAGATGAGCCAAAATTGGCTTCGTTCGTAAAAAAAGGGCTGGAGGAGCAATCCTGCGAGGTCGATGTCGCCTACGACGGGCAACTGGGGCGCAATATGGCCCTCAGCAACACCTACGACGTCATTGTGATGGACGTTAACCTTCCTAAAATGAATGGATTCGATGTTGTCCAAGCACTCCGACAGGAACGGGTCAGTACACCCGTGCTGATGCTGACGGCCATGAGCTCCGTAGACGACAAATTGACGGGTTTCGAATCAGGTGCCGACGATTACCTGGTAAAACCGTTCGAGTTCCGGGAGTTGATGGCGCGGCTGCGGGCGCTCACCAAACGGGGCAGCGAAGCCGGTATGCAGGCCAACGTATTGAAGGTGGCCGATCTGGAACTGGATCTGAATGAAAAGATCGCCCGTCGGGGGGATAAACGTATAGAGCTTACCGCCAAAGAATTCGGGCTGCTCGATTACCTCATGCGCAACCGGGGACGCGTCGTATCACGGGTGGACATTGCCGAAAAAGTCTGGGATATTCACTTCGACACCGGAACAAACGTGATCGATGTGTACGTGAACTTTCTGCGTAAAAAAATCGACAAGGATTTTCCAAACAAACTGATCCACACCGTGATTGGGATGGGATACATGCTCAAAGAGGAGTAA